A single window of Desulfomicrobium macestii DNA harbors:
- a CDS encoding FadR/GntR family transcriptional regulator, protein MTISIRQKRIYEEITSRLQTMEQNDDLKPGDRLPPERQLAIMFGVSRNSVREAIKSLEQHGVLISKPGAGTYIAENSQANLAMAMGDAFARERHRLDDIFELRLLLEPQIAHLAAQRITKKELQKMQSLISAYTKNMRDGLPVYFYDQAFHDAIAAATGNQSITLLMDQMHELLRESRDEALQSSVRSAKSLEDHQKILEALSMRDPERAREAMTDHLKHTREIVFTSTTGE, encoded by the coding sequence GTGACAATATCCATCAGACAAAAAAGAATCTACGAAGAAATCACATCACGTCTGCAAACAATGGAGCAAAACGACGATCTCAAACCTGGGGACCGCCTGCCACCGGAGCGTCAACTTGCCATAATGTTTGGAGTTTCTCGAAATTCTGTGCGGGAGGCAATCAAAAGCCTGGAGCAGCACGGTGTTTTGATCAGCAAGCCAGGGGCAGGCACCTACATTGCCGAAAACAGCCAGGCAAACCTGGCCATGGCCATGGGAGACGCCTTTGCACGAGAGAGGCACCGTCTGGACGATATCTTTGAACTGCGCCTCCTGCTTGAACCTCAAATCGCCCATCTGGCCGCCCAGCGCATCACGAAAAAGGAGCTCCAAAAAATGCAGTCGCTTATCAGCGCCTACACAAAAAACATGCGGGATGGTCTCCCCGTCTATTTCTACGATCAGGCGTTTCATGACGCCATTGCTGCCGCAACGGGCAACCAGTCCATCACGCTGCTCATGGACCAGATGCACGAACTGCTGCGCGAAAGCCGGGACGAAGCGCTGCAATCATCCGTTCGCAGCGCCAAATCGCTGGAGGATCATCAAAAAATCCTGGAGGCCTTGAGCATGCGCGATCCGGAGCGTGCCCGGGAAGCCATGACGGACCACCTCAAGCATACCAGGGAAATTGTTTTCACTTCAACCACGGGAGAATGA